From a single Lactococcus carnosus genomic region:
- a CDS encoding malolactic enzyme, translating into MRAHEILNNPFLNKGTAFTEAERKSLGLVGILPPYVQTIDQQAEQTYQQYLTKPNDLEKRHFLMEIFNTNRTLFYYLFNQHIVEFNPIVYDPTIADTIENYSHLFVDTQYAAYLDINHPENIKETLENAAGDRKIRLIVVTDAEGILGIGDWGTQGVDISVGKLMIYTAAAGIDPECVLPIVIDAGTTRQELLNDPLYLGNHQERQYGDDYYDFIDQFVNTAEDMFPKLYLHWEDFGRSNAATILNKYKNVIPTFNDDIQGTGIVVLGGIFGSLDITGEKLTDQVYLCYGGGSAGAGISNRVHAEMVSEGLSEEEAYKRFFMVDKQGLLFDDMTDLTPAQKPFAKKRSDFANADDMTDLLTIIKTVKPTILVGTSTDPGAFTKAVVEAMCANTARPIIFPISNPTKKLEATAQQVIEWSDGKAFVATGVPSDTITYKGVDYQIGQANNALIYPGLGLGMLASEASLLTDEMIGAAAHSLSGLVDLTQAGAPVLPPFQYVADVSIKVAEAVANMAKSQGLAQAKETDMSKAVKNLKWYPEY; encoded by the coding sequence ATGCGTGCACATGAAATTTTAAACAACCCTTTCTTAAATAAAGGGACAGCCTTTACAGAGGCCGAAAGAAAATCACTTGGTTTAGTGGGTATTTTACCCCCTTATGTTCAAACAATCGACCAACAAGCTGAACAAACTTACCAACAGTATTTGACCAAACCTAATGATCTAGAAAAACGTCATTTCTTAATGGAAATTTTCAACACAAACCGGACTTTATTTTATTATTTATTTAATCAACATATCGTTGAATTTAATCCAATCGTATATGATCCAACAATTGCGGATACGATTGAAAATTATAGCCATCTATTTGTGGATACACAATATGCTGCCTACCTTGATATCAACCATCCAGAGAATATCAAAGAAACACTTGAAAATGCTGCTGGAGATAGAAAAATTCGCTTAATCGTTGTCACTGATGCGGAAGGGATTCTGGGTATTGGCGACTGGGGCACACAAGGTGTTGATATTTCTGTCGGTAAATTGATGATTTATACGGCTGCCGCTGGGATTGATCCTGAATGTGTCTTACCGATTGTTATCGATGCAGGGACAACGAGACAAGAACTCTTGAATGATCCCTTGTACTTAGGTAATCATCAAGAACGTCAATATGGTGATGACTACTACGACTTCATCGATCAATTCGTTAACACAGCTGAGGATATGTTCCCTAAATTATATTTACACTGGGAAGACTTCGGTCGTTCAAACGCCGCAACTATTTTGAACAAATATAAAAATGTCATCCCAACTTTCAACGATGATATCCAAGGTACAGGTATCGTTGTCCTCGGTGGTATCTTCGGCTCTCTTGATATTACAGGTGAAAAGTTAACTGATCAAGTCTACCTTTGCTATGGTGGTGGGTCTGCTGGAGCAGGGATATCAAATCGTGTTCATGCAGAAATGGTCAGCGAAGGGCTTTCTGAGGAAGAAGCCTACAAACGTTTCTTTATGGTTGATAAACAAGGGCTATTATTTGATGATATGACTGACTTAACACCAGCTCAAAAACCATTTGCTAAAAAGCGAAGTGACTTTGCGAATGCTGATGACATGACAGATTTATTGACAATTATCAAAACTGTCAAACCAACTATTCTGGTTGGGACATCTACTGATCCAGGTGCCTTCACTAAAGCAGTCGTCGAAGCCATGTGCGCGAATACAGCACGTCCTATTATCTTCCCAATTTCAAATCCAACCAAAAAATTAGAAGCAACAGCGCAACAAGTAATCGAATGGTCTGACGGTAAAGCCTTCGTCGCAACTGGTGTACCATCAGACACCATCACTTACAAAGGGGTTGACTATCAAATCGGACAAGCTAATAACGCCCTAATCTACCCAGGATTGGGACTTGGTATGCTTGCATCAGAAGCCTCACTTTTGACTGACGAAATGATTGGTGCTGCAGCACATTCTCTAAGCGGTCTCGTTGACTTAACACAAGCTGGTGCACCTGTTCTCCCACCATTCCAATATGTTGCGGATGTCTCTATCAAAGTTGCCGAAGCAGTTGCCAACATGGCCAAATCACAAGGTCTAGCACAAGCTAAAGAAACAGATATGTCTAAAGCAGTAAAAAACCTCAAATGGTATCCAGAATACTAA
- a CDS encoding LysR family transcriptional regulator, giving the protein MNLRDFDFFNALAELLSFTQVAKQFNVSQPTISHAMKRLEDYYNCDLIQKDPSHRFVVLTQEGEILKSHISHILDEFTVVESAIEHAKQHKIYVGFPPIIRARLLSSLLEVPGTVDLISKFDLVSGGSKSLLTKLLSGQLDFSLIGSIVPLTHPNLTVNLLYQREFYIFVAKDNPLAQKTEVTFEETLDYPYILLEDGFVHTKAFKNLSDKYRKKAQVLFRFSDVHTIGQMVKANAGITLMTDFLPFQDMAGLVKIPLVVEDKVLFYVQYAYLRHAVLADELATFIEMLDKLAKADGLK; this is encoded by the coding sequence ATGAATTTACGAGATTTTGATTTTTTTAATGCTTTAGCTGAATTACTATCATTTACTCAGGTTGCCAAGCAATTCAATGTCAGCCAGCCAACGATTAGCCATGCCATGAAGCGCTTAGAAGATTATTACAACTGCGATTTAATTCAGAAAGATCCCTCACATCGCTTTGTTGTATTGACGCAAGAAGGTGAGATTTTAAAGTCACATATTAGTCATATACTAGATGAATTTACGGTAGTAGAAAGTGCCATCGAACATGCTAAGCAGCATAAAATCTATGTCGGTTTTCCACCTATCATTCGGGCTAGATTGCTTTCAAGCTTACTGGAAGTGCCAGGGACTGTTGACTTAATCTCAAAATTTGACTTGGTTTCAGGTGGCTCAAAGTCGTTGCTGACAAAACTACTATCGGGTCAACTAGACTTTAGTCTAATTGGCAGTATTGTCCCCTTGACGCATCCTAATCTAACCGTTAACCTCTTATATCAGCGTGAGTTTTATATTTTTGTTGCTAAGGATAATCCATTAGCCCAAAAGACAGAGGTGACATTTGAAGAGACGCTAGACTATCCATATATCTTACTTGAGGATGGCTTTGTCCATACCAAGGCGTTTAAAAATCTGAGTGATAAATATAGAAAAAAAGCGCAAGTCTTATTCCGATTTTCAGATGTGCACACGATTGGGCAGATGGTGAAGGCCAATGCTGGTATTACCTTAATGACCGATTTTCTGCCCTTCCAAGATATGGCAGGACTCGTTAAGATCCCACTCGTGGTAGAAGATAAAGTTCTATTTTACGTTCAATATGCCTATTTAAGGCATGCGGTACTAGCTGACGAGTTAGCAACATTTATCGAAATGTTAGATAAACTAGCTAAAGCAGATGGCTTGAAGTGA